The Apium graveolens cultivar Ventura chromosome 6, ASM990537v1, whole genome shotgun sequence genome contains a region encoding:
- the LOC141668155 gene encoding coatomer subunit epsilon-1-like isoform X1: MAAPDLLFSVRNNFHIGAYQAAINSSTNLSNLSPDEAIERDSLVYRSYIAQSSYELVISEIDSSAATPLQAVKLLALYLSDPGNKESTISNLHEWLSDPAIGNNPILRTIAGIIYMHEQDYNEALKHTHAGGTMELHALNVQIFLKMHRTDYAEKQLRIMQQIDEDHTLTQLANAWINLAVGGSKIQEAYLIFQDFSEKYQMTSLILNGKAVCSMHMGNFDEAESLLLEALNKDTKDPETLANMVVCCLHLGKPSSRYLSQLKLSQADHMLVKCISAGEEAFDRAVQTVA; this comes from the exons ATGGCTGCACCAGATTTATTATTCTCTGTGAGAAACAACTTTCACATTGGAGCGTACCAAGCTGCAATTAACTCTAGCACCAATCTCTCCAATCTCTCTCCCGATGAAGCTATCGAGAGAGATTCTCTCGTTTACAGATCTTACATCGCTCAGTCCAGTTACGAg CTTGTGATTAGCGAGATCGATTCTTCTGCTGCTACGCCTCTCCAGGCCGTTAAATTGCTGGCATTGTATCTATCTGATCCTGGAAACAAG GAAAGTACAATCTCAAACCTACATGAGTGGTTGTCAGATCCAGCAATCGGAAATAACCCAATCCTTCGGACCATTGCTGGCATCATATATATGCATGAGCAGGATTATAATGAAGCTCTGAAACACACACATGCTGGGGGAACAATGGAATT GCATGCTTTGAATGTCCAGATATTTCTTAAGATGCACCGAACAGATTATGCAGAGAAGCAACTGAGGATTATGCAACAGATTGACGAGGACCATACATTAACTCAACTTGCAAATGCATGGATAAACCTGGCTGTG GGTGGCTCAAAGATTCAAGAAGCGTATCTCATATTTCAAGATTTCTCAGAGAAGTACCAGATGACTAGTTTGATTTTGAATGGGAAGGCAGTTTGCAGCATGCACATGGGAAATTTTGATGAAGCTGAATCATTATTGCTTGAAGCACTAAATAAg GACACAAAGGATCCAGAAACACTGGCTAATATGGTTGTGTGCTGTCTTCATTTAGGGAAACCCTCTTCACGTTATCTAAG CCAGTTGAAACTTTCACAGGCAGATCATATGCTCGTTAAATGCATATCTGCTGGAGAGGAGGCTTTTGATAGAGCAGTTCAGACGGTTGCTTAA
- the LOC141668155 gene encoding coatomer subunit epsilon-1-like isoform X2, whose amino-acid sequence MAAPDLLFSVRNNFHIGAYQAAINSSTNLSNLSPDEAIERDSLVYRSYIAQSSYELVISEIDSSAATPLQAVKLLALYLSDPGNKESTISNLHEWLSDPAIGNNPILRTIAGIIYMHEQDYNEALKHTHAGGTMELHALNVQIFLKMHRTDYAEKQLRIMQQIDEDHTLTQLANAWINLAVGGSKIQEAYLIFQDFSEKYQMTSLILNGKAVCSMHMGNFDEAESLLLEALNKDTKDPETLANMVVCCLHLGKPSSRYLSCKFRGSSKACQLL is encoded by the exons ATGGCTGCACCAGATTTATTATTCTCTGTGAGAAACAACTTTCACATTGGAGCGTACCAAGCTGCAATTAACTCTAGCACCAATCTCTCCAATCTCTCTCCCGATGAAGCTATCGAGAGAGATTCTCTCGTTTACAGATCTTACATCGCTCAGTCCAGTTACGAg CTTGTGATTAGCGAGATCGATTCTTCTGCTGCTACGCCTCTCCAGGCCGTTAAATTGCTGGCATTGTATCTATCTGATCCTGGAAACAAG GAAAGTACAATCTCAAACCTACATGAGTGGTTGTCAGATCCAGCAATCGGAAATAACCCAATCCTTCGGACCATTGCTGGCATCATATATATGCATGAGCAGGATTATAATGAAGCTCTGAAACACACACATGCTGGGGGAACAATGGAATT GCATGCTTTGAATGTCCAGATATTTCTTAAGATGCACCGAACAGATTATGCAGAGAAGCAACTGAGGATTATGCAACAGATTGACGAGGACCATACATTAACTCAACTTGCAAATGCATGGATAAACCTGGCTGTG GGTGGCTCAAAGATTCAAGAAGCGTATCTCATATTTCAAGATTTCTCAGAGAAGTACCAGATGACTAGTTTGATTTTGAATGGGAAGGCAGTTTGCAGCATGCACATGGGAAATTTTGATGAAGCTGAATCATTATTGCTTGAAGCACTAAATAAg GACACAAAGGATCCAGAAACACTGGCTAATATGGTTGTGTGCTGTCTTCATTTAGGGAAACCCTCTTCACGTTATCTAAG TTGTAAATTTCGTGGTTCATCCAAAGCATGTCAGCTTTTGTGA
- the LOC141666595 gene encoding UDP-arabinose 4-epimerase 1, with the protein MLNFNRSRSQARANRSMSLGGMDFVDPKKKSSYVGKILLAATLTAFCILVLKQSPTFNTPSAFSHHEAGITHVLVTGGAGYIGSHAVLRLLKDSYRVTIVDNLSRGNLGAVKVLQELFPEPDRLQFIYADLGDAKAVNRIFSENAFDAVMHFAAVAYVGESTLDPLKYYHNITSNTLVVLEAMAAHGVGTLIYSSTCATYGEPEKMPITEETPQVPINPYGKAKKMAEDIILDFHSNSNMAVMILRYFNVIGSDPEGRLGEAPRPELREHGRISGACFDAARGIIPGLKVRGTDYKTADGTCIRDYIDVTDLVDAHVKALAKAMPGKVGIYNVGTGRGRSVKEFVEACKKATGVSIKVDFLDRRPGDYAEVLADPTKILRELNWTAQYTNLEESLQVAWRWQKSHLDGYNS; encoded by the exons ATGCTAAATTTTAATAGGTCTAGAAGTCAGGCAAGAGCTAACAGATCCATGTCTTTAGGAG GCATGGACTTCGTGGATCCGAAGAAAAAGAGCAGTTACGTTGGGAAAATTCTTTTGGCTGCCACCTTAACTGCATTTTGCATTCTCGTGCTCAAACAATCTCCAACTTTCAACACCCCAAGCGCA TTCTCCCATCATGAAGCAGGGATTACACATGTTCTAGTCACTGGAGGAGCAGGCTATATTGGTTCTCATGCTGTCTTGCGTCTTTTGAAAGATTCATATCGTGTGACTATAGTG GATAATCTCTCCCGCGGAAACCTTGGTGCCGTCAAAGTTCTACAAGAACTATTCCCTGAACCTGACAGACTTCAATTTATATACGCCGACCTGGGGGATGCAAAAGCT GTGAAcagaatattttcagaaaatgcaTTTGATGCTGTGATGCATTTTGCAGCTGTAGCATATGTTGGAGAGAGTACCCTTGATCCTCTAAA GTATTATCACAATATCACATCAAATACTCTAGTGGTGCTGGAGGCTATGGCAGCACATGGTGTTGGCACTCTAATATATTCCAGTACATGTGCAACATATGGGGAGCCTGAAAAGATGCCAATTACAGAAGAAACTCCTCAG GTTCCGATTAATCCTTATGGGAAAGCTAAGAAGATGGCAGAAGATATTATTCTGGATTTCCATTCGAACTCGAACATGGCTGTTATGATTTTAAG ATACTTCAATGTAATTGGCTCAGACCCAGAGGGAAGACTTGGAGAAGCTCCAAGGCCAGAACTACGTGAGCATGGGCGAATATCAGGTGCTTGCTTTGATGCAGCTCGAGGAATTATTCCTGGACTTAAG GTTAGAGGAACAGATTATAAAACTGCAGATGGAACTTGCATACGCGACTACATTGATGTTACTGATCTTGTTGATGCTCATGTGAAAGCCCTTGCAAAGGCCATGCCTGGAAAAGTTGGAATCTACAATGTTGGCACCGGAAGAG GTAGATCTGTAAAGGAGTTTGTCGAGGCTTGTAAAAAGGCAACTGGGGTAAGCATCAAAGTCGACTTTCTCGACCGCCGGCCTGGTGACTATGCAGAAGTGTTAGCTGACCCCACAAAAATCTTACGTGAGCTGAACTGGACCGCACAATACACAAACCTTGAAGAAAGTTTGCAGGTGGCTTGGAGATGGCAAAAGTCTCATCTTGATGGTTACAATTCATAA